A region from the Brassica napus cultivar Da-Ae chromosome C8, Da-Ae, whole genome shotgun sequence genome encodes:
- the LOC106363935 gene encoding calmodulin-like protein 7 yields MDPTELKRVFQMFDKNGDGSITNKELSETLRTLGIYIPDKELTQMIEKIDVNGDGCVDIDEFKELYKTIMEGEEEEEEDMKEAFNVFDQNGDGFITVDELKAVLSSLGLKQGKTLDDCKKMIMQVDGDGDGRVNFKEFRQMMKGGGFSALG; encoded by the coding sequence ATGGATCCAACAGAGCTCAAACGCGTGTTCCAAATGTTCGACAAGAACGGTGACGGTTCCATCACCAATAAAGAGCTGAGCGAGACGCTGCGAACCCTCGGGATCTACATCCCCGACAAGGAGCTGACGCAAATGATCGAGAAGATAGACGTGAACGGCGACGGGTGCGTGGACATAGACGAGTTCAAGGAGCTTTACAAGACGATCATGGAAggggaagaggaggaagaagaggacaTGAAGGAAGCGTTCAATGTGTTTGATCAGAACGGAGATGGGTTCATAACGGTGGATGAGTTGAAGGCGGTTTTGTCGTCCTTGGGGCTCAAGCAAGGGAAGACGTTAGATGATTGTAAGAAGATGATTATGCAAGTGGATGGAGATGGTGATGGTAGAGTTAACTTCAAGGAGTTTAGACAAATGATGAAAGGAGGTGGTTTTAGCGCTTTGGgctaa
- the LOC125575034 gene encoding uncharacterized protein LOC125575034: MGREKSPGLKILWVWTLGTAAILVASVVRTRMHDMESMMNQEQAPKQTHHITAAPSDVTVLPDSDREIAKELK; the protein is encoded by the exons ATGGGAAGAGAAAAGAGTCCTGGCTTGAAGATCCTCTGGGTCTGGACTCTCGGCACTGCTGCCA TATTGGTGGCTAGTGTTGTCCGAACAAGAATGCATGACATGGAGTCTATGATGAACCAGGAACAAGCACCCAAACAAACCCACCACATAACTGCAGCTCCTTCGGATGTAACAGTTTTGCCTGACTCAGATCGAGAAATTGCCAAAGAACTCAAATGA
- the LOC125591407 gene encoding probable fructokinase-2: protein MSSTREKGLIVSFGEMLIDFVPTESGVSLAESPGFLKAPGGAPANVAIAVTRLGGRSAFVGKLGGDEFGHMLAGILRENGVDDTGVSFDKGARTALAFVTLRSDGEREFMFYRNPSADMLLRPDELNLELIRSAKVFHYGSISLITEPCRSAHLKAMEVAKEAGALLSYDPNLREPLWPSPEEARKQIMSVWDKAEIIKVSDVELEFLTENKTIDDESAMSLWHPNLKLLLVTLGEDGCRYYTKKFHGAVQTFNVNAVDTTGAGDSFVGAFLSKIVDDQSVLEEEKKLRKVLRFANACGAITTTKKGAIPALPSDSEALSFIKDNQRRSNNPFKSKKLRFLYCSNCS, encoded by the exons ATGTCTTCCACCAGAGAGAAAGGCCTCATCGTGAGCTTCGGCGAGATGCTCATTGACTTCGTCCCCACCGAATCCGGCGTCTCCCTCGCTGAGTCCCCAGGGTTTCTCAAAGCTCCCGGCGGTGCTCCGGCCAACGTCGCCATTGCAGTCACGCGTCTCGGAGGTCGCTCCGCCTTCGTTGGTAAGCTTGGTGGTGATGAGTTTGGCCATATGCTTGCAGGAATCTTGAGGGAGAACGGTGTTGATGATACGGGGGTCAGCTTCGACAAGGGAGCGAGGACCGCACTCGCTTTCGTCACGTTGCGTTCCGACGGAGAAAGAGAGTTTATGTTCTACCGGAACCCGAGTGCCGACATGCTTCTTCGGCCAGACGAACTTAATCTCGAACTAATCAGATCT GCCAAAGTGTTTCACTATGGATCAATTAGTTTGATAACGGAGCCGTGTAGGTCAGCTCACTTGAAGGCAATGGAAGTTGCCAAAGAGGCAGGAGCTCTTCTTTCCTACGACCCTAACCTAAGGGAACCTCTTTGGCCATCTCCTGAAGAGGCTAGGAAACAGATCATGAGCGTTTGGGACAAGGCTGAGATCATTAAGGTCAGCGACGTGGAGCTTGAGTTCCTTACGGAAAACAAAACGATTGATGATGAGTCAGCCATGTCTCTATGGCAtcccaatttgaagctcttgcTTGTTACCCTCGGCGAAGATGGATGTCGTTACTACACTAAG AAATTCCATGGAGCTGTTCAAACTTTTAATGTGAACGCCGTGGATACTACCGGAGCTGGAGATTCCTTCGTAGGCGCGTTTCTAAGCAAGATTGTCGATGATCAATCTGTACTCGAG GAGGAAAAGAAACTGAGGAAAGTGCTGAGGTTTGCAAACGCTTGTGGAGCCATCACGACCACAAAGAAAGGAGCCATTCCAGCTCTTCCTTCAGACAGTGAAGCTCTCAGCTTTATTAAAGACAACCAGAGACGTAGTAACAACCCTTTTAAGTCCAAAAAATTGCGCTTCTTATATTGTAGTAATTGCTCATGA
- the LOC106365696 gene encoding B-box zinc finger protein 24 isoform X1, with translation MKIQCDVCEKAPATVICCADEAALCPKCDVEIHAANKLASKHQRLHLNSLATKFPRCDICQEKAAFIFCVEDRALLCRDCDESIHVANTRSANHQRFLATGIKVALSSTSCSSKNQPEPSNNQQKAKEIPAKTLNQQQPSSATPLPWAVDDFFHFSDPECTDKKGQLGLGELEWFSDMGFFGDQISQESLPAAEVPELSVSHLGHVHSYRPMKSNVSYKKPRLEFRDDDEEEHFIVPDLG, from the exons ATGAAGATACAGTGTGATGTGTGTGAGAAAGCTCCGGCGACTGTGATATGTTGTGCCGACGAAGCAGCTCTGTGCCCTAAATGCGACGTGGAGATTCACGCAGCTAACAAACTCGCAAGCAAGCACCAACGCCTTCATCTCAATTCTCTTGCCACCAAGTTCCCTCGTTGTGATATCTGCCAA GAGAAGGCAGCTTTCATTTTCTGCGTTGAGGATAGAGCTCTGCTTTGCAGGGACTGTGATGAATCCATCCACGTAGCTAACACTAGATCTGCTAATCACCAGAGGTTCTTAGCCACTGGGATCAAAGTTGCTCTCAGCTCAACTAGTTGCAGCAGCAAGAATCAACCTGAGCcttccaacaaccaacagaaaGCTAAGGAGATTCcagctaaaaccctaaaccagcAACAACCTTCTTCTGCTACTCCTCTTCCGTGGGCTGTTGACGATTTCTTCCACTTCTCTGATCCTGAGTGTACCGATAAG AAAGGACAGCTTGGTCTTGGGGAGTTAGAGTGGTTTTCAGACATGGGTTTCTTCGGTGATCAGATTAGTCAGGAGAGTCTTCCAGCAGCTGAAGTTCCCGAGCTTTCTGTTTCGCATTTAGGTCATGTTCATTCATATAGGCCCATGAAGTCCAATGTTTCATACAAGAAGCCAAGGTTGGAGTTcagagatgatgatgaggaggagCACTTCATTGTCCCTGATCTAGGCTAA
- the LOC106365696 gene encoding B-box zinc finger protein 24: protein MKIQCDVCEKAPATVICCADEAALCPKCDVEIHAANKLASKHQRLHLNSLATKFPRCDICQEKAAFIFCVEDRALLCRDCDESIHVANTRSANHQRFLATGIKVALSSTSCSSKNQPEPSNNQQKAKEIPAKTLNQQQPSSATPLPWAVDDFFHFSDPECTDKQKGQLGLGELEWFSDMGFFGDQISQESLPAAEVPELSVSHLGHVHSYRPMKSNVSYKKPRLEFRDDDEEEHFIVPDLG from the exons ATGAAGATACAGTGTGATGTGTGTGAGAAAGCTCCGGCGACTGTGATATGTTGTGCCGACGAAGCAGCTCTGTGCCCTAAATGCGACGTGGAGATTCACGCAGCTAACAAACTCGCAAGCAAGCACCAACGCCTTCATCTCAATTCTCTTGCCACCAAGTTCCCTCGTTGTGATATCTGCCAA GAGAAGGCAGCTTTCATTTTCTGCGTTGAGGATAGAGCTCTGCTTTGCAGGGACTGTGATGAATCCATCCACGTAGCTAACACTAGATCTGCTAATCACCAGAGGTTCTTAGCCACTGGGATCAAAGTTGCTCTCAGCTCAACTAGTTGCAGCAGCAAGAATCAACCTGAGCcttccaacaaccaacagaaaGCTAAGGAGATTCcagctaaaaccctaaaccagcAACAACCTTCTTCTGCTACTCCTCTTCCGTGGGCTGTTGACGATTTCTTCCACTTCTCTGATCCTGAGTGTACCGATAAG cAGAAAGGACAGCTTGGTCTTGGGGAGTTAGAGTGGTTTTCAGACATGGGTTTCTTCGGTGATCAGATTAGTCAGGAGAGTCTTCCAGCAGCTGAAGTTCCCGAGCTTTCTGTTTCGCATTTAGGTCATGTTCATTCATATAGGCCCATGAAGTCCAATGTTTCATACAAGAAGCCAAGGTTGGAGTTcagagatgatgatgaggaggagCACTTCATTGTCCCTGATCTAGGCTAA
- the LOC106365700 gene encoding glucose-induced degradation protein 8 homolog, translated as MDPRQFEHIVVKDNDIQSIVMSYLLHNCFDETADSLASTTGIHQPVIDRDNMERRKQIMHCILEKKALKAVELTEQLGQDLLEKNKDLHFDLLCLHFVELVCDGKSKEALEFAKTSLAPFGMVQKYVGKLEDAIALLAYEDPEKSPMFYLLSSEYRQQVADNLNRTLLEHANQPSYTPMERLLQQVTVARQYLTEENGKDAFPPFSLKDYVKG; from the exons ATGGATCCTCGTCAATTCGAACACATC GTTGTGAAGGATAATGATATTCAAAGCATTGTAATGTCTTACCTTCTCCACAACTGCTTCGATGAAACTGCTGACTCTCTTGCTTCCACTACTGGAATACATCAACCTGTAATTGATCGTGATAACATGGAGAGAAGGAAAC AAATAATGCATTGCATACTGGAGAAGAAGGCGCTCAAGGCTGTTGAGCTAACTGAACAATTAGGACAAGACTTGCTCGAGAAAAACAAGGATCTGCACTTTGATCTTCTCTGCCTTCACTTTGTGGAGCTTGTCTGTGATGGGAAAAG CAAAGAAGCTCTTGAATTTGCTAAGACAAGCTTGGCTCCTTTTGGGATGGTCCAAAAATATGTGGGAAAGCTTGAA GACGCAATTGCTTTGCTGGCTTATGAAGATCCTGAGAAATCCCCAATGTTCTACCTTTTGAGCTCTGAGTACCGTCAACAGGTTGCTGATAATCTGAACCGCACCCTTCTTG AGCACGCAAACCAACCAAGCTACACACCGATGGAAAGGCTCTTGCAACAGGTGACAGTTGCGAGACAATACTTGACTGAGGAGAATGGCAAA GATGCGTTTCCTCCATTCTCCTTGAAAGATTATGTTAAAGGCTAA
- the LOC106365699 gene encoding probable transcription factor PosF21 — MFFFGNDHMQISELMGKEKSPSGGLPPPSPSPSPSGRYSPNGSSFAMKPESSFPPLTPSGSSSDANRFSHDISRMSDNPPKTLGHRRAHSEILTLPDDLSFDSDLGVVGAAADGPSFSDDTDEDLLSMYLDMDKFNSSEASSSLVGEPSEPSWRNELGSTSSERPRIRHQHSQSMDGTTSIKPELLMSGSNEDAKKRLSAAKLSELALIDPKRAKRIWANRQSAARSKERKMRYIAELERKVQTLQTEATSLSAQLTLLQRDTNGLSVENNELKLRVQSMEQQVHLQDALNEALKEEVQHLKVLTGQGVSNGTSMMNYGSFGSNQQFYPSNQSRHTMLAAQQFQQLQIQSQKQQQLHQQQMYQLQQQQHIQRHEQQSGATEPRRPMSSSGQKESSASPDPEATLTKD, encoded by the exons atgtttttttttggaaatgatCATATGCAGATTAGTGAGTTAATGGGTAAGGAGAAATCTCCTAGTGGAGGTCTTCCTcctccatctccatctccatctccatcaGGTCGTTACTCACCTAATGGAAGTAGCTTTGCAATGAAACCTGAATCATCCTTTCCTCCTTTGACTCCAAGTGGTAGCAGCTCTGATGCTAACCGATTCAGCCACGATATAAGCCGAATGTCTGATAACCCACCCAAGACTCTAGGCCATCGCCGAGCTCACTCAGAGATCCTTACTCTTCCTGATGACTTGAGCTTTGATAGTGATCTTGGTGTGGTTGGTGCTGCTGCTGATGGACCTTCTTTCTCTGATGACACGGACGAGGACTTGCTCTCTATGTATCTAGACATGGATAAGTTCAATTCCTCGGAGGCGTCTTCTTCTCTGGTGGGTGAGCCATCAGAACCGTCTTGGAGGAATGAGTTGGGATCGACTTCTAGTGAAAGACCGAGGATCAGGCACCAACACAGCCAATCTATGGACGGTACAACGAGTATAAAGCCTGAGTTGCTTATGTCTGGGAGTAATGAAGATGCTAAGAAACGTCTCTCTGCTGCTAAACTCTCGGAGCTTGCTCTCATTGATCCAAAACGTGCTAAGAG GATATGGGCAAACAGGCAGTCTGCTGCGAGGTCTAAAGAGCGGAAGATGAGATACATAGCGGAGCTCGAGAGGAAAGTACAGACTTTGCAAACAGAAGCTACTTCTCTCTCAGCGCAGTTGACTCTCTTACAG AGAGATACAAATGGACTGAGTGTTGAAAACAATGAGCTGAAACTCAGAGTACAGTCAATGGAGCAACAAGTTCATCTACAGGATG CGTTAAATGAGGCACTGAAGGAGGAAGTCCAGCATCTGAAGGTATTAACGGGGCAAGGTGTTTCAAACGGTACATCAATGATGAACTATGGCTCCTTTGGATCAAACCAGCAATTTTATCCGAGTAATCAGTCCAGGCACACTATGTTAGCCGCTCAACAGTTCCAGCAGCTTCAAATCCAGTCACAGAAACAGCAGCAACTTCACCAACAACAAATGTATCAGCTTCAGCAGCAGCAGCACATTCAACGGCATGAACAACAAAGCGGTGCTACTGAGCCGAGAAGGCCCATGTCTTCTTCGGGTCAGAAAGAGAGTTCAGCATCGCCTGATCCTGAGGCTACCTTGACAAAGGACTGA
- the LOC106365702 gene encoding delta-9 desaturase-like 1 protein, producing MGSETKEDASGSSRNTVHKEKRAYLFREWTRIDVMRASAVLIVHLLCALAPFNYKWEALRFGFTLALVTGLSITFSYHRNLTHKSFKLPKWLEYPFAYSALFALQGHPIDWVSTHRFHHQFTDSDRDPHSPIEGFWFSHVLWIFDTNYIREKCGGRNNVMDLKLQWFYRFLQKTTGYHIMAFWTLVYLWGGLPYLTCGVGVGGAIGYHGTWFVNSACHICGSRAWNTKDTSRNVWWLAPLTMGESWHNNHHAFEASARHGLEWYQLDLTWYLVLFFQTLGLATDVKLPSEAQRRKLAFAR from the exons ATGGGTAGTGAAACCAAGGAGGATGCCTCTGGCTCTAGCCGAAACACAGTGCATAAGGAGAAAAGAGCATATCTGTTTAGAGAATGGACACGGATCGATGTAATGAGGGCTTCGGCTGTTCTGATCGTGCATTTGTTATGTGCCTTGGCTCCTTTTAACTACAAATGGGAAGCTCTCCGGTTCGGTTTCACTCTCGCTTTGGTGACAGGCCTCAGCATTACGTTCTCGTACCATAGAAACTTGACTCACAAGAGCTTTAAGCTACCAAAATGGCTTGAATATCCATTCGCTTATTCTGCTCTTTTTGCGCTTCAG GGTCATCCAATAGACTGGGTGAGCACACATAGATTCCATCACCAGTTCACAGATTCTGACCGTGACCCACATAGCCCTATAGAAGGATTCTGGTTCAGTCATGTCTTGTGGATATTCGACACCAATTATATCAGAGAAAAG TGTGGAGGACGTAACAACGTGATGGACTTGAAACTACAATGGTTCTATAGGTTTCTACAAAAAACAACTGGTTACCACATCATGGCGTTTTGGACCCTCGTTTATCTCTGGGGTGGTCTACCTTACCTAACTTGCGGCGTG GGTGTGGGAGGAGCAATCGGTTACCACGGGACGTGGTTCGTAAACTCAGCATGCCATATATGCGGCTCGCGAGCGTGGAACACCAAAGACACCTCTCGTAAcgtttg GTGGCTAGCACCACTCACGATGGGAGAGAGTTGGCACAACAACCACCATGCCTTTGAGGCCTCAGCTAGGCACGGACTCGAATGGTATCAGCTAGACTTAACTTGGTACCTCGTTCTGTTCTTCCAGACTCTCGGTTTAGCCACCGATGTCAAACTGCCTTCAGAAGCTCAGAGACGCAAGTTGGCTTTCGCTCGTTAA